One stretch of Pirellulales bacterium DNA includes these proteins:
- a CDS encoding penicillin acylase family protein, producing MRLLKVLGALLLVLVLVMAGTAYWGYRQIAGSLPELDGELPAKGLVAQATIERDELGVPTIQAKSRRDLAYALGYTHAQDRFFQMDLLRRNSAGELSELVGKAALDHDRQTRVHRFRARGKRVLDAGNDQQRELVLAYTDGVNAGLEALGQPPFEYVMLGAAPAPWRPEDSSLVLYSMYLDLQWDDFDHECKIGVMREAYPPAMFDFLLAAGSEWDAPIDGDDFTLPPTPGPEVINLRNPPGAQPAAAPVGEAAPSIDHLQDTCSLMRGSNCWAVAGKHTKHGGALLADDMHLGIRVPNIWYRAQFQWTDEAGDHAITGVTLPGTPAMVVGSNGQIAWGFTNSEGDWLDVVLLDTPADNPDAYQTPDGPQPFEKHAEQILVKDAPAETLEVRETIWGPVINRSPAGQDRVARWVAHDTEGVNLGLIALESCTELERALELANLAGSPAQNFVVADKQGRIAWTILGRIPRRPDFDGRLPASWTDGQRAWQGYLEPGEYPRVVDPPTGRIWTANARVANPEMLKIVRDGGYDLGARQSQIRDDLLALEQASEADMLAIQLDDRAVLLERWQKLLLDTLDEAATKDQPQRTEARALVEQWGARAAIDSVGFRIVRNFRLKTVDLVGHMLAAPCRQQDPSFRMPSANRLEPPVWRLVTERPEHLLDAKYADWQALLLESLDAVLAELTADGQPLAQNTWGEANTAQIRHPIAEAVPQLADWLNMPAEPLAGDTVNMPRIQRPSSGASERLCVSPGREAEGYFHMPCGQSGHPLSPHYRDGHAAWTEGRQTPFLPGKAVHRLVLSPAGG from the coding sequence ATGCGTTTGCTGAAGGTGCTGGGCGCGTTGCTGTTGGTGCTCGTGCTCGTGATGGCGGGCACCGCCTACTGGGGCTATCGCCAGATCGCCGGCAGCCTGCCCGAGCTCGACGGCGAGCTGCCGGCCAAGGGGCTCGTGGCGCAGGCAACCATCGAGCGCGACGAGCTCGGGGTGCCGACCATCCAGGCCAAGAGCCGCCGCGACCTGGCCTATGCTCTCGGCTATACCCACGCGCAGGACCGCTTCTTCCAGATGGACCTGCTGCGGCGCAACTCGGCTGGCGAGCTGTCCGAGTTGGTCGGCAAGGCCGCGCTCGACCACGATCGGCAGACGCGCGTCCACCGGTTTCGTGCCCGGGGCAAGCGCGTGCTCGACGCCGGCAACGATCAGCAACGCGAGCTGGTGCTGGCCTACACCGATGGCGTCAACGCCGGCCTCGAGGCGCTCGGTCAACCGCCGTTCGAATACGTCATGTTGGGCGCCGCTCCGGCCCCGTGGCGGCCCGAGGATTCGTCGCTGGTGCTCTACTCGATGTACCTCGACCTGCAATGGGACGATTTCGACCACGAGTGCAAGATCGGCGTGATGCGCGAGGCCTACCCGCCGGCGATGTTCGACTTCCTGCTGGCGGCCGGCTCGGAATGGGACGCCCCGATCGATGGCGACGACTTCACGCTGCCGCCGACGCCGGGTCCCGAGGTCATCAACCTGCGTAACCCGCCCGGCGCGCAGCCCGCCGCGGCGCCGGTGGGCGAGGCGGCGCCCTCGATCGACCACCTGCAAGACACCTGCAGCCTGATGCGCGGGAGCAACTGCTGGGCCGTCGCCGGCAAGCACACCAAGCACGGCGGGGCGCTGTTGGCCGACGACATGCACCTGGGCATTCGCGTGCCCAACATCTGGTACCGCGCACAATTCCAGTGGACCGACGAGGCCGGCGATCACGCGATCACCGGCGTGACCTTGCCCGGCACGCCGGCCATGGTCGTCGGCTCGAACGGCCAGATCGCCTGGGGTTTTACCAACAGCGAGGGCGACTGGCTCGACGTGGTGCTGCTCGACACTCCGGCCGACAATCCCGACGCGTATCAAACGCCCGACGGGCCCCAACCGTTCGAAAAGCACGCGGAACAAATCCTGGTGAAAGACGCCCCGGCCGAAACGCTCGAAGTCCGCGAAACGATCTGGGGTCCCGTGATCAACCGTTCGCCGGCCGGGCAAGATCGCGTGGCGCGGTGGGTGGCGCACGACACCGAAGGTGTCAATCTCGGGTTGATCGCGCTGGAAAGCTGCACGGAACTGGAACGCGCCCTGGAGCTGGCCAACCTGGCCGGTTCGCCGGCGCAGAACTTCGTCGTGGCCGACAAGCAGGGCCGCATCGCGTGGACCATCCTCGGCCGCATTCCGCGCCGTCCCGATTTCGACGGCCGGCTGCCGGCCTCGTGGACCGACGGCCAACGCGCCTGGCAGGGCTATCTCGAACCGGGCGAGTATCCGCGCGTCGTCGATCCGCCGACGGGCCGCATCTGGACCGCCAATGCCCGCGTGGCCAATCCCGAGATGCTCAAGATCGTGCGCGACGGCGGCTACGACCTGGGCGCGCGGCAAAGCCAGATTCGCGACGACTTGCTGGCGCTCGAACAAGCGTCCGAGGCCGACATGCTCGCCATCCAGCTCGACGATCGCGCGGTGCTCCTGGAGCGCTGGCAGAAGCTGCTGCTCGACACGCTCGACGAAGCGGCTACGAAAGACCAACCCCAACGGACCGAGGCCCGCGCGCTGGTCGAACAGTGGGGAGCGCGCGCGGCGATCGACTCGGTGGGCTTTCGCATCGTGCGCAACTTCCGCCTCAAGACGGTCGACCTGGTCGGCCACATGCTGGCGGCCCCTTGCCGGCAGCAGGACCCGAGCTTTCGGATGCCGTCGGCGAATCGACTCGAGCCGCCCGTCTGGCGGCTGGTCACCGAGCGGCCCGAGCATTTGCTCGATGCGAAATACGCCGACTGGCAAGCCCTGCTCCTCGAATCGCTCGATGCTGTGCTGGCCGAGTTGACCGCCGACGGCCAGCCGTTGGCGCAGAACACCTGGGGCGAGGCCAACACCGCGCAGATCCGCCACCCGATCGCCGAAGCCGTGCCGCAACTGGCCGACTGGTTGAACATGCCGGCCGAGCCCCTGGCCGGCGACACGGTGAACATGCCGCGCATTCAGCGGCCCAGCAGCGGCGCCTCGGAGCGGCTGTGCGTGTCGCCGGGGCGCGAGGCCGAGGGCTATTTTCACATGCCCTGCGGCCAAAGTGGCCACCCGCTTTCGCCGCACTACCGCGACGGACATGCGGCCTGGACCGAGGGTCGCCAGACGCCGTTTTTGCCCGGTAAGGCCGTCCACCGGCTGGTGCTCTCGCCGGCCGGAGGGTGA
- the ilvD gene encoding dihydroxy-acid dehydratase — translation MTAPLNKYSSRVTQPKSQGASQAMLYGTGLTEADMQKAQVGICSVWYEGNTCNMHLNHLAAKVKEGVVAAGLVGMRFNTIGVSDGISMGTEGMSYSLQSRDLIADSIETVMGGQWYDALVALPGCDKNMPGCLIAMGRLNRPAIMVYGGTIRAGCANDQKLDIVSAFQSYGEYLAGTLNEEQRRQVVRHACPGAGACGGMYTANTMASAIEAMGMSLPYSGSIPAEDPAKLEECFRAGAAIRTCLERDIKPRDIMTRAAFENAMVVVMALGGSTNAVLHLIAMARSVDVELALDDFQRISDRVPFIADLKPSGRFVQEDLHAVGGTPAVMKYLLEKGLLQGDCLTVTGKTLADNLADLPGLKPGQEVIQPLEKPIKSTGHIQILYGSLAPEGAVAKITGKEGLRFSGPAKVYDSEEDMLAALERKEIVKGDVVVIRYEGPKGGPGMPEMLTPTSAIMGAGLGKDVALLTDGRFSGGSHGFIVGHVTPEAQAGGPIALARTGDRITIDAHTRRIDLDVAEDELARRRAAWQAPPYKATRGTLYKYIKNVKSASLGCVTDE, via the coding sequence ATGACCGCTCCGCTCAACAAATACAGTTCCCGCGTCACGCAGCCCAAGTCGCAAGGCGCGAGCCAGGCGATGCTCTACGGCACCGGATTGACCGAGGCCGACATGCAAAAGGCCCAAGTAGGCATTTGCAGCGTCTGGTACGAGGGCAACACCTGCAACATGCATCTCAACCACCTGGCGGCCAAGGTCAAAGAGGGCGTCGTCGCGGCGGGCCTGGTTGGCATGCGGTTCAACACCATCGGCGTCAGCGACGGCATCTCGATGGGGACCGAGGGCATGAGCTATTCGCTCCAGTCGCGCGACCTGATTGCCGACTCGATCGAAACGGTCATGGGCGGCCAATGGTACGACGCCCTGGTCGCGCTGCCCGGCTGCGACAAGAACATGCCCGGCTGCCTGATTGCCATGGGCCGGCTCAACCGTCCGGCCATCATGGTCTACGGCGGCACGATCCGCGCCGGCTGCGCGAACGACCAGAAGCTCGATATCGTCTCGGCGTTTCAAAGCTACGGCGAGTACCTGGCCGGCACGCTCAACGAGGAACAGCGGCGCCAGGTCGTGCGGCATGCGTGCCCCGGCGCGGGCGCCTGCGGCGGTATGTACACGGCCAACACGATGGCCTCGGCCATCGAGGCGATGGGCATGTCGCTGCCCTACAGCGGCTCGATTCCGGCCGAGGACCCGGCCAAGCTCGAAGAATGCTTCCGCGCCGGCGCGGCGATTCGCACCTGCCTGGAGCGCGACATCAAGCCGCGCGACATCATGACCCGCGCGGCGTTCGAAAACGCGATGGTCGTCGTGATGGCGCTGGGCGGCTCGACCAACGCGGTGCTGCACTTGATCGCGATGGCCCGCAGCGTGGACGTCGAACTTGCGCTCGACGATTTCCAGCGGATCAGCGATCGCGTGCCGTTCATCGCCGACCTGAAGCCGAGCGGCCGGTTCGTGCAGGAAGACCTGCACGCCGTGGGCGGTACGCCGGCGGTGATGAAGTACCTGCTCGAAAAAGGCCTGCTGCAAGGCGACTGCCTGACCGTGACCGGTAAGACGCTGGCCGACAATCTGGCCGACCTGCCGGGCCTCAAGCCGGGGCAAGAGGTCATCCAGCCGCTCGAAAAGCCGATCAAGAGCACGGGCCACATCCAGATTCTGTACGGGTCGCTCGCTCCCGAGGGGGCCGTGGCCAAGATCACCGGCAAAGAGGGGCTGCGGTTCAGCGGCCCGGCCAAGGTCTACGACTCGGAAGAAGACATGCTCGCGGCGCTCGAGCGCAAGGAGATCGTCAAAGGCGACGTCGTGGTGATTCGCTACGAAGGCCCCAAGGGCGGGCCCGGCATGCCCGAGATGCTCACGCCGACCTCGGCCATCATGGGAGCCGGGCTGGGCAAGGACGTGGCCCTGCTGACCGACGGCCGGTTCTCCGGCGGGTCGCACGGGTTCATCGTCGGCCACGTGACGCCCGAGGCGCAAGCCGGTGGACCGATCGCCCTGGCGCGCACCGGTGACCGCATCACGATCGACGCACACACGCGGCGGATCGATCTGGATGTGGCCGAAGACGAACTGGCCCGCCGCCGCGCGGCCTGGCAAGCGCCGCCCTACAAGGCGACGCGCGGCACGCTCTACAAGTACATCAAGAACGTCAAAAGCGCGTCACTGGGGTGCGTGACGGACGAGTAG
- a CDS encoding ABC transporter ATP-binding protein/permease: MRSLRSSRLRYLEYRRRLIERRRAGEFKVSAPAHSTRAASHPRHRSARELLREFWRLAAGKRVAIGFALATVTVSTLVKLAPPAATKVVVDNVLGTAPLPPVVAAWWPEAWGRLWLLAAIGAIVLVLSLLDVGLHLWGRWYATLATRRMQLDLRRRVFAHAVRLPLDRVHALRSGGVTSVLREDAGGVAELVFSMIYNPWRAIVQLIGSLAILTVVDWRLLLGSLALIPAVYLTHRTWIVRIRPLYRDIRKQREDVDAHTTEAFGGMRVVRAFGRQRAETGRFMRGNHLMTRQELTAWWWARCVELVWELLLPTATAGLLLYGGWQVMQGVLSLGDLTMFMAYLAMLLGPLAVLATTATQLQNNLAGLERVLDLLEEPPEMPPLPGAVAVRRDEVRGRITLCDVSFQYPRSERQVLRDVNLDIAPGQTIALVGPSGSGKTTLCNLVARFYDPTTGSIQLDGRDLREIDVESYRNLLGIVEQDVFLFDGTVAENIAYARRHTPRELVEHAAQVANAHDFIEALDHGYDTVIGERGVRLSGGQRQRLAIARAVLANPRILILDEATSNLDTESERLIQDSLRSLMRGRTCLVIAHRLSTITHAHRIVVIENGEILEVGRHEELMAGDGRYRRMVELQMGTTSAV, from the coding sequence ATGCGTTCCCTCCGCAGCAGCCGGCTGCGCTATCTCGAATATCGTCGCCGCTTGATCGAGCGGCGACGCGCCGGCGAGTTCAAGGTCTCGGCCCCGGCCCACAGCACGCGCGCGGCTTCGCATCCGCGCCATCGCTCGGCCCGCGAGCTGCTGCGCGAATTCTGGCGGTTGGCCGCCGGCAAGCGCGTGGCCATCGGTTTCGCGCTGGCCACGGTCACCGTGTCGACGCTCGTCAAGCTGGCCCCGCCCGCGGCGACCAAGGTGGTGGTCGACAACGTCCTGGGCACCGCACCGCTGCCGCCCGTCGTGGCGGCGTGGTGGCCGGAAGCGTGGGGCCGGCTGTGGCTGTTGGCCGCCATCGGCGCGATCGTGCTCGTGCTGTCGTTGCTCGACGTGGGACTGCACCTCTGGGGCCGCTGGTACGCGACCTTGGCCACGCGGCGGATGCAGCTCGATCTGCGGCGGCGCGTGTTTGCCCACGCCGTGCGGCTGCCGCTCGATCGCGTGCATGCCCTGCGCTCGGGTGGCGTCACCAGCGTGCTCCGCGAGGACGCCGGCGGCGTGGCCGAGCTGGTCTTCAGCATGATCTACAACCCCTGGCGCGCGATCGTCCAGTTGATCGGCAGCCTGGCGATTCTGACCGTCGTCGATTGGCGCCTGCTGCTCGGGTCGCTGGCGCTGATCCCAGCCGTGTATCTCACGCACCGCACCTGGATCGTGCGCATCCGTCCGCTCTACCGTGACATCCGCAAGCAGCGCGAAGACGTCGATGCCCACACGACCGAAGCCTTTGGCGGCATGCGCGTCGTTAGGGCCTTCGGCCGGCAGCGCGCCGAGACGGGCCGCTTTATGCGCGGCAATCACCTGATGACGCGCCAGGAGCTGACCGCCTGGTGGTGGGCTCGGTGCGTCGAACTCGTCTGGGAACTACTGCTGCCGACCGCCACGGCGGGACTGTTGCTCTACGGCGGCTGGCAGGTCATGCAAGGCGTGCTCTCGCTGGGCGATTTGACGATGTTCATGGCCTACCTGGCCATGCTCCTGGGGCCCCTGGCCGTGCTGGCGACGACGGCCACGCAGTTGCAGAACAATCTGGCCGGCCTGGAGCGCGTGCTCGACCTGCTCGAGGAGCCGCCGGAAATGCCGCCCTTGCCCGGCGCGGTCGCCGTGCGCCGCGACGAAGTCCGGGGACGGATCACGCTCTGCGACGTGTCGTTCCAGTACCCGCGCTCCGAGCGGCAGGTCTTGCGCGACGTGAACCTCGACATCGCGCCCGGCCAGACGATCGCGCTGGTGGGCCCCAGCGGCTCGGGCAAGACGACGCTCTGCAACCTGGTGGCGCGGTTCTACGATCCGACGACCGGATCGATCCAACTCGATGGCCGCGACCTGCGCGAGATCGACGTCGAGAGCTATCGCAACCTGCTGGGAATCGTCGAACAGGACGTGTTCCTGTTCGACGGCACCGTGGCCGAGAATATCGCCTATGCCCGCCGGCACACGCCGCGCGAGCTCGTCGAGCACGCGGCCCAGGTGGCCAACGCGCACGATTTCATCGAGGCCCTCGACCACGGCTACGACACCGTGATCGGCGAACGCGGCGTGCGGCTCTCGGGTGGTCAGCGGCAGCGGCTGGCGATTGCCCGCGCCGTGCTGGCCAATCCCCGAATCCTGATTCTCGACGAGGCCACGAGCAATCTCGACACCGAAAGCGAGCGGCTGATCCAGGACAGCCTGCGCTCGCTGATGCGCGGCCGCACGTGTCTGGTCATCGCGCACCGGTTGAGCACGATTACGCACGCCCATCGTATCGTGGTCATCGAAAACGGCGAGATCCTCGAAGTCGGCCGCCACGAAGAACTGATGGCCGGCGACGGGCGTTATCGACGCATGGTCGAACTGCAGATGGGCACCACGAGCGCCGTGTAG
- a CDS encoding DNA mismatch repair protein codes for MAERAADYEARAARCAADADTLRRRGERLTAARLATFLLAAVFAVVAWTQAPPLRGIAIVAAVMCGAVFSRLVTQDRRLRRECLQLRRLSELNQRQAARVRRQWNRLPPLRLPELKGDLATAGDLDLFGHASLAQLLSNVGSPSARATLAAWLLAPADVPEIVRRQVAVSELAPQLDWRQGLEVRAVPLADHDPDSDPFIAWAEGPCWLHARPMLWTLVLATPLLSLVVGLAAYAGLIAPGWWMLPLVVGLTVSFFGCGRVHAVFNQVAQREGAVAHYAELFAWAATASTRCPKLESLGQALRAQGTAADAALDHLHRAMELGELRFSPMVWLPLQFFTLWDFHVLALVERWQRRHGHAVRGWFAALGELETLAALAGLRHDEPAWCFPEFTADAPRLAGRALAHPLLAGERRVANDVELGPPGSFLLVTGSNMSGKSTLLRSIGANVVLAQCGGPVCAAALELPPLEVASSMRVQDSLEDGVSFFLAELKRLKEIVDRAQGAAGSPRVLLYLLDEILQGTNSAERQTAVREVVGHLLRCRALGAVTTHDLHLADAEPLRSCSRQVHFREQVDRDQHGAARMTFDYQLRPGGATTTNALRLLELIGLRAVPQIEPKSPT; via the coding sequence ATGGCCGAACGTGCCGCCGACTACGAGGCCCGCGCTGCGCGTTGCGCGGCCGACGCCGACACGCTGCGCCGCCGGGGTGAGCGATTGACGGCGGCCCGGTTGGCGACCTTCCTGCTCGCCGCGGTCTTCGCGGTGGTCGCCTGGACTCAAGCTCCGCCGCTGCGCGGCATCGCGATCGTCGCGGCGGTGATGTGTGGCGCGGTGTTCTCTCGGCTGGTGACCCAGGACCGGCGCCTGCGGCGCGAGTGCCTGCAACTGCGCCGCTTGTCCGAACTGAACCAGCGCCAGGCGGCGCGCGTGCGGCGGCAATGGAATCGGTTGCCCCCCTTGCGCCTGCCCGAGCTGAAAGGCGACCTGGCCACGGCCGGCGATCTGGATCTGTTCGGACATGCATCGCTCGCTCAGCTCTTGAGCAACGTCGGTTCGCCGTCGGCCCGGGCCACGCTCGCCGCGTGGCTGCTCGCGCCGGCCGATGTGCCGGAGATCGTGCGCCGCCAGGTCGCCGTGTCCGAGCTTGCGCCGCAGCTCGATTGGCGCCAGGGACTCGAAGTCCGCGCGGTACCACTGGCCGATCACGATCCGGACAGCGACCCATTCATCGCCTGGGCCGAAGGCCCCTGCTGGTTGCACGCCCGGCCCATGCTCTGGACCTTGGTGCTGGCGACCCCCTTGCTCTCGCTGGTTGTGGGCCTGGCGGCCTACGCAGGCCTGATCGCGCCGGGCTGGTGGATGTTGCCCTTGGTCGTGGGTCTGACGGTGAGCTTCTTCGGCTGTGGCCGCGTGCACGCCGTGTTCAACCAGGTAGCGCAGCGCGAAGGGGCCGTCGCACATTACGCCGAGCTGTTCGCCTGGGCCGCGACCGCGTCGACCCGGTGCCCGAAGTTGGAGTCGCTCGGCCAAGCGCTCCGCGCCCAGGGCACGGCTGCCGACGCGGCGCTGGACCATTTGCACCGCGCGATGGAACTGGGCGAGCTGCGGTTTTCGCCCATGGTCTGGCTGCCGCTGCAGTTCTTCACTCTGTGGGACTTTCACGTACTGGCGCTGGTCGAGCGCTGGCAGCGGCGTCATGGCCATGCCGTGCGCGGCTGGTTCGCGGCGCTGGGCGAATTGGAAACGCTCGCTGCCTTGGCCGGTCTGCGGCACGACGAGCCGGCCTGGTGCTTTCCCGAGTTTACGGCCGACGCACCGCGCCTGGCGGGCCGCGCGCTGGCGCACCCCCTGCTCGCGGGCGAGCGCCGCGTGGCGAACGACGTCGAGCTCGGTCCGCCGGGCAGTTTTCTGCTCGTTACCGGCTCGAACATGTCGGGCAAGAGCACGCTGCTGCGCTCGATCGGTGCAAACGTCGTGCTGGCGCAATGCGGCGGCCCGGTGTGCGCGGCGGCGCTCGAATTGCCGCCGCTGGAGGTGGCCAGCAGCATGCGCGTGCAGGACTCGCTCGAAGACGGCGTGTCGTTCTTCCTGGCCGAGCTGAAACGGCTCAAGGAAATCGTCGATCGCGCCCAAGGTGCGGCCGGCTCGCCGCGCGTCCTGCTCTACCTGCTCGACGAGATTCTGCAAGGCACCAATTCGGCCGAACGGCAAACGGCCGTGCGCGAAGTCGTGGGCCACCTGCTGCGCTGCCGCGCGCTGGGCGCGGTGACCACGCACGATCTGCACCTGGCCGACGCCGAGCCGCTCCGCTCATGCAGCCGGCAGGTTCATTTCCGCGAACAGGTCGACCGCGATCAGCACGGCGCGGCGCGGATGACGTTCGATTACCAGTTGCGCCCCGGCGGCGCCACCACAACCAACGCTCTGCGGCTCTTGGAGTTGATCGGCCTGCGGGCAGTGCCGCAAATCGAGCCCAAGTCGCCGACGTAA
- a CDS encoding type II and III secretion system protein, protein MTGRACWQLAFAVALFSIAVPAAAQQPPLTREQHLQIAAQHLSAAGLEEQAVRLLTGQVEQLEPPGELFQFDVDIVDLNRTKMQALGVGFADAVEPGEGSILVENVPAQLLTSLREANVLRVLKAPRVATSCNRTVHYHVGGSYPAFVQLPVGPAVTEMRPYGTILTLTPRQVGADRLRIEIAVELSEPMRVEKVDPADSTPPALRIRAFEFSAEVNVGETLLIGGPSSERIEVRRGPLGTNQRATSEIQLCALVTARRPASAPAQQPAEVPATATRPSRTPVTRF, encoded by the coding sequence ATGACGGGGCGAGCTTGCTGGCAGCTAGCGTTTGCGGTGGCTCTGTTCTCAATCGCGGTGCCGGCCGCCGCGCAGCAACCTCCGCTGACGCGTGAACAGCACCTGCAGATCGCCGCGCAGCACTTGAGCGCGGCTGGCCTCGAGGAGCAGGCGGTCCGATTGCTCACTGGCCAGGTCGAGCAACTTGAGCCACCCGGCGAGCTGTTCCAATTCGACGTCGACATCGTCGACCTGAACCGCACCAAGATGCAGGCCCTGGGCGTCGGATTTGCCGATGCCGTCGAACCCGGTGAAGGTAGCATACTGGTTGAGAATGTCCCGGCCCAATTGCTGACGTCGCTTCGCGAGGCCAACGTGCTTCGCGTGCTTAAGGCGCCGCGGGTAGCGACGAGTTGCAACCGGACGGTGCACTACCATGTCGGTGGCAGCTACCCCGCGTTTGTGCAACTGCCCGTTGGGCCGGCGGTAACCGAAATGCGCCCGTACGGCACAATCCTCACCTTGACGCCACGGCAGGTTGGTGCCGATCGGCTGCGCATCGAGATCGCCGTGGAGCTCAGCGAACCGATGCGGGTGGAGAAAGTCGATCCCGCTGACTCGACGCCGCCAGCCCTGCGCATTCGCGCGTTTGAATTCTCGGCGGAAGTAAACGTCGGAGAGACGCTCTTGATTGGCGGCCCGTCGTCCGAGCGGATCGAAGTGCGGCGCGGACCGCTCGGCACGAATCAGCGCGCAACGAGTGAGATCCAGCTCTGCGCGCTGGTCACGGCCCGCCGCCCGGCCAGCGCGCCGGCGCAGCAGCCGGCTGAGGTCCCGGCGACGGCTACTCGTCCGTCACGCACCCCAGTGACGCGCTTTTGA
- a CDS encoding NAD(P)-dependent oxidoreductase: MATLAGKTLFITGASRGIGLSIALRAARDGANIVIAAKTSEPHPKLPGTIYTAANEVEAAGGKAFPLVVDIRNEDQVYTAVEQAVGRFGGIDILVNNASAISLTGTLETPMKRYDLMHQINTRGTYVCSQACIPHLKKAANAHILNNSPPLNMHPRWFKNHVAYTMAKYGMSMCVLGMSAELADAGIAVNAIWPRTAIATAAMKMLGGDAAMNQCRKPEIMADAAYAILTSDSRKCTGNFFIDEDLLRERGVKDFEQYAVVPGHELMPDFFLD; this comes from the coding sequence ATGGCCACGCTTGCAGGCAAGACCTTGTTCATTACCGGTGCCAGCCGCGGCATTGGGCTGTCGATCGCCCTGCGGGCTGCCCGCGACGGGGCCAACATCGTGATCGCCGCCAAGACGTCCGAGCCGCATCCGAAGCTGCCGGGCACGATCTACACGGCGGCCAACGAAGTCGAGGCGGCCGGCGGCAAGGCGTTTCCGTTGGTCGTCGACATTCGTAACGAGGATCAGGTCTACACGGCGGTCGAGCAGGCCGTCGGCCGTTTCGGTGGGATCGATATCCTGGTCAACAACGCCAGCGCCATCAGCCTCACCGGTACGCTCGAAACGCCGATGAAGCGCTATGACCTGATGCATCAGATCAATACCCGCGGCACCTACGTTTGCTCGCAGGCCTGCATTCCGCATCTGAAGAAGGCCGCCAACGCGCACATCTTGAACAACTCGCCGCCGCTGAACATGCACCCGCGCTGGTTCAAGAACCACGTGGCCTACACGATGGCCAAGTACGGGATGAGCATGTGCGTCTTGGGGATGTCGGCCGAGTTGGCCGACGCGGGCATCGCGGTCAACGCGATTTGGCCGCGCACGGCGATCGCCACGGCCGCGATGAAGATGCTCGGCGGCGACGCGGCGATGAACCAATGCCGCAAGCCGGAGATCATGGCCGACGCCGCCTATGCCATCCTGACCAGCGACAGCCGCAAGTGCACGGGCAACTTCTTCATCGACGAAGACCTGCTGCGCGAGCGCGGCGTCAAGGATTTCGAACAGTACGCCGTCGTGCCCGGCCACGAGCTGATGCCCGACTTTTTCCTCGACTGA